The Streptomyces seoulensis genome contains a region encoding:
- the lipB gene encoding lipoyl(octanoyl) transferase LipB → MSELRFVHMGFGADAVDYQEAWDEQRRVHAARFADEVSDTVLLLEHPPVYTAGRRTEASERPLDGTPVIDVDRGGKITWHGPGQLVGYPIQKLPRPVDVIAHVRRLEEALIRACAEYGVETTRIEGRSGVWVLGDPVEQRLGGLSLDFDPRIADEEFDPRLNGPEYAPSNAGQRREDRKIAAIGIRVAKGVTMHGFALNVNPDNRWFDRIIPCGIRDAGVASLANELGRDVTIEEVVPVVERHLRDVMESADLKPRVIEKTAAV, encoded by the coding sequence GTGAGTGAGCTGCGGTTCGTCCACATGGGGTTCGGCGCGGACGCCGTCGACTACCAGGAGGCGTGGGACGAGCAGCGCCGGGTGCACGCCGCCCGGTTCGCCGACGAGGTCTCCGACACCGTCCTGCTGCTGGAGCACCCCCCGGTGTACACCGCCGGCCGCCGCACCGAGGCGAGCGAGCGCCCGCTGGACGGCACCCCCGTGATCGACGTGGACCGGGGCGGCAAGATCACCTGGCACGGTCCGGGCCAGCTCGTGGGCTACCCCATCCAGAAGCTCCCCCGCCCGGTGGACGTCATCGCGCACGTCCGCCGCCTGGAGGAGGCCCTGATCCGCGCCTGCGCGGAGTACGGGGTCGAGACCACCCGCATCGAGGGCCGCAGCGGCGTCTGGGTGCTGGGCGACCCGGTCGAGCAGCGCCTGGGCGGCCTCTCCCTCGACTTCGATCCCCGGATCGCCGACGAGGAGTTCGACCCCCGGCTGAACGGCCCGGAGTACGCGCCCTCCAACGCGGGCCAGCGCCGCGAGGACCGCAAGATCGCCGCGATCGGCATCCGCGTCGCCAAGGGCGTCACGATGCACGGCTTCGCCCTCAACGTGAACCCGGACAACCGCTGGTTCGACCGCATCATCCCGTGCGGCATCCGCGACGCGGGGGTCGCCTCCCTGGCGAACGAGCTGGGCCGGGACGTCACGATCGAGGAGGTCGTGCCGGTGGTCGAGCGCCATCTGCGGGACGTCATGGAGAGCGCGGACCTCAAGCCGAGGGTGATCGAGAAGACCGCCGCGGTCTGA
- a CDS encoding regulator — translation MTDRPAQRTPNRQLAALIAEAGFSNAGLARRVDQLGLEHGLDLRYDKTSVTRWLRGQQPRGTTPALIAEVFTRRLGRRLTAQDLGLDACAPVYAGLEFAGTPEEAVDIVSGLWRKDSGSHAELRKIAFTPAGLVVPSRDWLIGKADDRVAREPAVRVPAQARPVEAGPLRAPGTGAERPPGHRVTGGDLAALRSVGELFRALDDQYGGGHARQALVRYLEHECEPMLRGSYSEQTGRRLFGAAADLTRLAGWTSYDIAAHGLAQRYFVQALRLAQAAGDRAYGSYVLVTMSRQAVYLGHGREAVQLARVAQQGIGTGAPPVVQALLHAAEARAHAVLGEARACTGALVRAERALETARPGDDVPHWARFFDEAQLADELGHCHRDLHQFRAAAQHAERSLRLRSAAHARSRLFSRVVLATARLGLGDLDQACALAAEAAAQAADMRSVRAVEYIRDFERRLEPYRDAPPARGYRERVAALG, via the coding sequence ATGACGGACCGACCCGCGCAGCGCACCCCCAACCGCCAGCTCGCCGCGCTCATCGCAGAGGCGGGGTTCTCCAACGCGGGTCTGGCCCGTCGCGTCGATCAGCTCGGCCTGGAACACGGGCTGGACCTCAGATACGACAAGACCTCGGTCACCCGCTGGCTGCGCGGACAGCAGCCGCGCGGGACCACTCCCGCCCTGATCGCCGAGGTGTTCACCCGCCGCCTCGGCCGCAGGCTCACCGCCCAGGATCTGGGTCTCGACGCGTGTGCGCCGGTGTACGCCGGGCTGGAGTTCGCGGGCACGCCCGAGGAGGCCGTGGACATCGTCAGCGGGCTGTGGCGCAAGGACTCCGGCAGCCATGCCGAGCTGCGCAAGATCGCGTTCACGCCCGCGGGACTGGTCGTGCCCAGCCGGGACTGGCTGATCGGCAAGGCCGACGACCGGGTGGCCCGCGAGCCGGCCGTCCGGGTACCGGCCCAGGCCCGGCCGGTGGAGGCCGGGCCCCTGCGTGCCCCGGGCACCGGTGCCGAGCGGCCGCCCGGCCACCGGGTGACCGGCGGGGACCTCGCCGCGCTGCGCTCGGTGGGGGAGCTGTTCCGGGCCCTGGACGACCAGTACGGCGGTGGCCACGCCCGGCAGGCCCTCGTGCGCTACCTGGAGCACGAGTGCGAGCCGATGCTGCGCGGGAGCTACTCCGAGCAGACCGGCCGCAGGCTGTTCGGTGCCGCCGCCGACCTGACCCGCCTCGCGGGCTGGACCTCGTACGACATCGCCGCGCACGGGCTCGCCCAGCGGTACTTCGTGCAGGCCCTGCGGCTCGCCCAGGCCGCCGGGGACCGCGCGTACGGCTCCTACGTGCTGGTCACCATGAGCCGTCAGGCCGTCTACCTCGGGCACGGGCGGGAGGCCGTCCAGTTGGCGCGGGTCGCCCAGCAGGGGATCGGCACCGGCGCTCCGCCGGTGGTGCAGGCCCTGCTGCACGCCGCGGAGGCGCGGGCGCACGCCGTCCTCGGTGAGGCGCGGGCGTGCACCGGCGCGCTCGTACGCGCCGAGCGCGCCCTGGAGACGGCCCGGCCCGGTGACGACGTGCCGCACTGGGCGCGCTTCTTCGACGAGGCCCAGCTCGCCGACGAGCTCGGCCACTGCCACCGGGACCTGCACCAGTTCCGGGCGGCCGCCCAGCACGCGGAGCGTTCGCTGCGGCTGCGCTCCGCCGCGCACGCCCGCAGCCGCCTGTTCTCCCGCGTGGTCCTGGCCACCGCCCGTCTGGGCCTCGGCGACCTCGACCAGGCGTGCGCCCTGGCGGCCGAGGCCGCTGCCCAGGCCGCCGACATGCGCTCGGTCCGGGCCGTGGAGTACATCCGCGACTTCGAACGCCGCCTGGAGCCCTACCGCGACGCCCCTCCGGCCCGTGGGTACCGGGAGCGGGTGGCGGCGCTGGGCTAG
- a CDS encoding NAD(P)/FAD-dependent oxidoreductase, with product MLEPTYQVDVVVVGAGVAGLAAAHRLTSAGVTTAVLEAAPGVGGRMSTEKVDGFRLDRIGRPLSAPGPELRTTPGLAPLALRRFAPGVLLHRDGRTHRAGAPAPAGGARGALHAVRALASAPRGPVAAPGRTGTPVGGAWDQARLGAALARIAATPVERLLARPEEAAADALAARGIPARTVEGFLRPLLAALLCDPELTTSSRSADLALRAFAGGRLGVPEGGAEALPELLARALPPGTVRTGVRVTSVSTTSVTTAEHGVLRCRAVLLATDARAAAELLPGLRVPDFHPVTVVHHTTDDPGPALSTGTSLLLDADRGGPVAHTAVLSEVDPSRAPAGRALISSTVLGTPPEDVDTAVRTHLARLYGTPTNRWETLAVHHTPDAVPAMRPPYDPHRPVRLLAGLYVCGDHRDTGTVQGALHSATRASTAILTDLGATTSMHQADPPSTMPRAA from the coding sequence GTGCTTGAGCCCACGTACCAGGTGGACGTCGTCGTCGTGGGAGCCGGGGTCGCCGGACTCGCGGCGGCCCATCGGCTCACCAGCGCAGGAGTGACGACCGCAGTACTGGAGGCCGCCCCCGGGGTCGGCGGCCGCATGTCGACCGAGAAGGTCGACGGCTTCCGCCTCGACCGCATCGGACGGCCCCTGTCCGCACCCGGCCCCGAGTTGCGCACCACACCCGGGCTGGCACCGCTCGCGCTACGGCGTTTCGCCCCCGGCGTGCTGCTGCACCGGGACGGCCGCACGCACCGCGCGGGCGCACCGGCACCCGCAGGAGGCGCAAGGGGCGCACTTCATGCGGTGCGCGCCCTGGCGAGCGCCCCCAGGGGCCCGGTCGCCGCCCCCGGCCGCACCGGGACACCGGTGGGCGGGGCGTGGGACCAGGCCCGGCTGGGCGCCGCGCTGGCCCGGATCGCGGCCACGCCGGTGGAACGGCTGCTGGCCCGCCCGGAGGAGGCCGCAGCGGACGCCCTGGCGGCCCGCGGGATACCCGCCCGCACCGTGGAGGGGTTCCTGCGCCCGCTGCTGGCCGCGCTGCTGTGCGACCCGGAGCTGACCACCTCCAGCCGGAGCGCCGACCTCGCCCTGCGGGCGTTCGCCGGAGGACGGCTGGGCGTGCCCGAGGGCGGCGCGGAGGCGCTGCCCGAGCTGCTGGCGCGCGCCCTGCCGCCGGGCACGGTGCGCACCGGGGTGCGGGTCACCTCGGTCTCCACCACGTCGGTGACCACGGCCGAGCACGGCGTACTGCGCTGCCGCGCGGTACTGCTGGCCACGGACGCGCGGGCGGCGGCCGAGCTGCTGCCGGGCCTGCGCGTCCCGGACTTCCACCCGGTGACCGTGGTCCACCACACCACCGACGACCCCGGCCCGGCGCTGTCCACGGGCACCTCGCTGCTGCTGGACGCCGACCGGGGCGGCCCGGTCGCGCACACGGCGGTGCTCAGCGAGGTCGACCCGAGCCGGGCCCCGGCCGGCCGCGCGCTGATCTCCTCGACCGTGCTGGGCACCCCGCCCGAGGACGTGGACACCGCCGTCCGCACCCACCTGGCCCGCCTGTACGGCACCCCCACGAACCGCTGGGAAACCCTGGCCGTCCACCACACCCCGGACGCGGTCCCCGCGATGCGCCCCCCGTACGACCCCCACCGTCCCGTACGCCTCCTGGCCGGCCTCTACGTCTGCGGCGACCACCGCGACACCGGCACCGTCCAGGGCGCCCTGCACTCGGCCACCCGGGCCTCCACGGCCATCCTCACCGACCTGGGCGCCACCACCTCGATGCACCAGGCGGACCCACCGTCGACGATGCCGCGAGCGGCGTAG
- a CDS encoding TIGR01777 family oxidoreductase produces the protein MESSRIAVAGASGLIGSALVRSLTDDGHQVVRLVRREPQGPDEVRWDPEEQYVDAAGLSGCDAVVNLAGAGIGDKRWTPEYKRVIRDSRVLGTTALAEAAASLPEPPRVFVNGSAIGFYGETGDRIVDEDAPPGEGFLPSVCEEWEAAAAPVREAGVRTVFVRTGLVVASGGGAWARMFPLFKAGLGGRLGDGRQYWSYIALHDEVAAIRHLLDRDDLSGPFNLTAPHPLTNQEITEAMGRVLHRPTPFPVPAAVLRTVLGEMAGDVLGSQRVVPERLSESGFQFAFPGIEDTIRAAE, from the coding sequence ATGGAATCTTCCCGAATCGCGGTGGCCGGTGCGTCCGGTCTCATCGGCAGCGCCCTGGTGCGGTCCCTCACCGACGACGGGCACCAGGTGGTGCGGCTGGTCAGGCGGGAGCCGCAGGGCCCGGACGAGGTGCGCTGGGACCCCGAGGAGCAGTACGTGGACGCGGCCGGGCTGTCCGGCTGCGACGCGGTGGTCAACCTCGCGGGGGCCGGGATCGGCGACAAGCGCTGGACGCCCGAGTACAAGCGGGTGATCCGGGACAGCCGGGTGCTGGGCACGACGGCGCTCGCGGAGGCGGCCGCCTCGCTGCCGGAGCCGCCGAGGGTCTTCGTGAACGGCAGCGCGATCGGCTTCTACGGCGAAACCGGCGACCGGATCGTGGACGAGGACGCTCCGCCCGGCGAGGGTTTCCTGCCCTCGGTGTGCGAGGAGTGGGAGGCGGCTGCGGCCCCGGTGCGGGAGGCGGGCGTACGGACGGTGTTCGTGCGCACCGGGCTGGTGGTGGCGTCCGGGGGCGGGGCGTGGGCGCGGATGTTCCCGCTGTTCAAGGCGGGGCTCGGGGGACGGCTCGGGGACGGGCGGCAGTACTGGTCGTACATCGCGCTGCACGACGAGGTGGCCGCGATCCGGCATCTCCTCGACCGCGACGACCTCTCCGGCCCCTTCAACCTGACCGCGCCCCACCCGCTGACCAACCAGGAGATCACCGAGGCGATGGGGCGGGTGCTGCACCGGCCGACGCCGTTCCCGGTGCCGGCGGCGGTCCTGCGCACGGTGCTGGGCGAGATGGCCGGGGATGTGCTGGGCAGTCAGCGGGTGGTGCCCGAGCGGCTGTCGGAGTCCGGTTTCCAGTTCGCGTTCCCCGGCATCGAGGACACGATCCGGGCGGCGGAGTAG
- a CDS encoding MarP family serine protease — protein sequence MDLLDVLLVLVILLYAASGYRRGLVAGCVSLAGFVGGAAVGVWALPWVTGLVTRGSAAATVVAVLTVLVPGMIGHELAGRLAVRLRMRMDQTGRSPVRVADGIGGAAANAVAVLLVAWVAASVLGAAPSQTVTHAIRNSALLGAVQRTMPETTPAWFSRATSALTEAGFPQVFNPFENESTAQVAEPSGDSVTPAATEAARRSTVKIEGSAGTEGREGSGFVYAPRRVMTNAHVVAGIDNPTVRIGGVGPAYQARVVLFDSSRDVAVLYVPGLRAPVLPFDSSARRGESAVVAGYPQDGSLNLQAATVANRVRATGQNIYSDRTVTREIYSIRSTVRPGNSGGPLLTTDGRVFGVVFARSTSSSETGYVLTAAEVSADARRAESATVPVDTGELITG from the coding sequence GTGGACCTGCTCGACGTGCTGCTCGTGCTGGTGATCCTGCTCTACGCGGCTTCCGGTTACCGGCGCGGTCTGGTGGCCGGCTGTGTCTCGCTGGCCGGATTCGTGGGCGGCGCGGCGGTCGGCGTGTGGGCGCTGCCGTGGGTGACGGGGCTGGTGACGCGCGGTTCGGCGGCGGCGACGGTGGTCGCGGTGCTGACGGTGCTGGTGCCGGGCATGATCGGGCACGAGCTGGCGGGCCGGCTGGCGGTGCGGCTGCGGATGCGGATGGACCAGACGGGCCGCAGCCCCGTCCGGGTGGCGGACGGCATCGGGGGCGCCGCGGCCAATGCCGTCGCCGTGCTGCTCGTGGCGTGGGTCGCGGCGAGCGTGCTGGGCGCGGCGCCCTCGCAGACGGTGACCCATGCGATCCGCAACTCCGCGCTGCTGGGCGCGGTGCAGCGGACGATGCCGGAGACCACCCCGGCCTGGTTCTCACGGGCCACCTCCGCGCTGACGGAGGCGGGCTTCCCGCAGGTGTTCAACCCGTTCGAGAACGAGTCGACGGCACAGGTCGCCGAACCCTCCGGGGACAGCGTGACCCCGGCGGCCACGGAGGCGGCCCGGCGCAGCACGGTGAAGATCGAGGGGTCGGCGGGCACCGAGGGCCGCGAGGGCAGCGGGTTCGTGTACGCGCCGCGCCGGGTGATGACGAACGCGCACGTGGTGGCCGGCATCGACAACCCGACGGTGCGGATCGGCGGTGTCGGTCCGGCGTACCAGGCGCGGGTGGTGCTGTTCGACTCGAGCCGGGACGTGGCGGTGCTGTACGTACCGGGTCTGCGGGCCCCGGTCCTGCCGTTCGACAGCTCCGCGCGGCGCGGTGAGTCGGCGGTGGTGGCGGGCTATCCGCAGGACGGGAGCCTGAACCTCCAGGCGGCGACGGTGGCGAACCGGGTGCGCGCGACCGGCCAGAACATCTACAGCGACCGCACGGTCACCCGCGAGATCTACTCCATCCGCTCCACCGTGCGGCCCGGCAACTCGGGCGGCCCGCTGCTGACCACGGACGGCCGGGTCTTCGGCGTGGTCTTCGCCCGGTCCACCTCCAGCTCGGAGACGGGGTACGTGCTGACGGCGGCGGAGGTATCGGCCGACGCGCGGCGGGCGGAATCGGCGACGGTGCCGGTGGACACGGGTGAGCTGATCACGGGTTAG
- a CDS encoding peptidoglycan recognition protein family protein: MKWSPAWTRHRRTARLSGVLPALTAVVALLLFARGSERAVTAQPAHPAPSTAPVAHRAPRPAILPRSAWLDGVTLRRQPPPRYDDRVVAVFIHHTDSPNDYDCADSPRVIRALYSGQTGGRHWDDIGYNFLVDRCGTIYEGRAGGMDRAVTGAHTQGFNHRSAGIAALGTFTAGASVPRAMTDAIAALAAWKLGPSDTDPRARVRLTSTSGLSRYESGTTATFPTVAGHNDAYRTTCPGAALTATLPTIRAKAARLQGRTR; the protein is encoded by the coding sequence ATGAAGTGGTCACCGGCGTGGACACGCCACCGGCGTACCGCGCGCCTGTCCGGCGTCCTGCCCGCACTGACCGCCGTCGTCGCCCTGCTGCTGTTCGCCCGGGGCAGCGAGCGCGCCGTCACGGCCCAGCCCGCGCACCCGGCCCCGAGCACGGCTCCCGTGGCCCACCGCGCGCCCCGCCCGGCCATCCTGCCCCGCTCCGCCTGGCTGGACGGCGTCACCCTGCGCCGGCAGCCGCCGCCGCGCTACGACGACAGGGTCGTCGCCGTCTTCATCCACCACACCGACTCGCCCAACGACTACGACTGTGCCGACTCCCCGCGCGTCATCCGCGCGCTGTACTCCGGCCAGACCGGCGGCAGGCACTGGGACGACATCGGCTACAACTTCCTGGTCGACCGCTGCGGCACCATCTACGAGGGCCGCGCCGGGGGCATGGACCGGGCGGTCACCGGAGCCCACACCCAGGGCTTCAACCACCGCTCGGCGGGCATCGCCGCGCTCGGCACCTTCACCGCCGGAGCCTCGGTCCCGCGGGCCATGACGGACGCCATCGCCGCGCTCGCCGCCTGGAAGCTCGGCCCCTCCGACACCGACCCCCGCGCCCGCGTCCGCCTGACCTCCACCAGCGGCCTCAGCCGCTACGAGTCGGGCACCACCGCCACCTTCCCCACCGTGGCCGGCCACAACGACGCCTACCGCACCACCTGCCCCGGAGCGGCCCTCACCGCCACCCTGCCCACCATCCGGGCCAAGGCGGCCCGCCTCCAGGGCCGCACGCGCTAG
- a CDS encoding RidA family protein, with product MVKLTGFLTDLDDLAAFRRVRDELQDPERPPACSLVRVAGLVRPEFRVEIEAWALVADQGLSSGSGRLGPTAPSARPRQGPEDRP from the coding sequence GTGGTCAAGCTGACCGGCTTCCTGACAGACCTGGACGACCTCGCCGCCTTCCGCAGGGTCCGGGACGAGCTCCAGGACCCGGAACGGCCGCCCGCCTGCTCGCTCGTGCGGGTCGCCGGGCTGGTGCGGCCGGAGTTCCGCGTGGAGATCGAGGCGTGGGCGCTGGTGGCGGACCAGGGCCTTTCTTCCGGATCAGGCCGACTCGGACCTACGGCGCCTTCTGCGCGACCGCGGCAAGGTCCGGAAGACAGGCCCTAG
- a CDS encoding DUF4240 domain-containing protein, which produces MDETEFWELIDATREAAEGDPEEQADLLVDRLLQFDPDMVLDFARHFEARYNRAYRWDLWGAAWLLLDGASDDAFDYFRCWLIGQGREVFEGALHDPDSLAELLDEFDEEIDGDGEELGYAADEAYERLTGMVAPDLGIAPAPGEPAGTPVDFENDGTLAERYPTLWERFRP; this is translated from the coding sequence ATGGACGAGACGGAGTTCTGGGAGCTGATCGACGCCACCCGCGAGGCCGCCGAGGGCGATCCCGAGGAGCAGGCCGACCTGCTGGTGGACCGGCTGCTCCAGTTCGACCCGGACATGGTGCTGGACTTCGCCCGTCACTTCGAGGCCCGCTACAACCGGGCCTACCGCTGGGACCTGTGGGGCGCGGCCTGGCTGCTGCTGGACGGGGCGAGCGACGACGCCTTCGACTACTTCCGCTGCTGGCTGATCGGCCAGGGCCGCGAGGTCTTCGAGGGCGCCCTGCACGACCCCGACTCCCTGGCCGAGCTGCTGGACGAGTTCGACGAGGAGATCGACGGCGACGGCGAGGAACTGGGCTACGCCGCGGACGAGGCGTACGAGCGCCTGACCGGCATGGTCGCCCCCGACCTGGGCATCGCCCCCGCCCCCGGCGAGCCCGCGGGCACCCCGGTCGACTTCGAGAACGACGGCACCCTGGCGGAGCGGTACCCCACCCTGTGGGAGCGCTTCAGGCCGTGA
- the aceE gene encoding pyruvate dehydrogenase (acetyl-transferring), homodimeric type, whose translation MTDPNAIQPSALDQLPDRDPEETAEWRASLDAVAREAGPHRAAYLMRRTLERAEAGGVALPKLLETDYVNSIPTAAEPGVPGDEAMESRITAWNRWNAAAMVTRGSKHGVGGHIATFASAAWLYETGFNHFFKGKESPDAEGSGDQLYIQGHASPGIYARAFLDGRLNEAHLDNFRQEAGGNGLPSYPHPRRLPWLWEFPTVSMGLGPLSAIYQARFNRYLTNRGIKDISASHVWAFLGDGEMDEPESTAALALAAREELDNLTFVINCNLQRLDGPVRANFKIVQELEAQFRGAGWNVVKTLWGTAWDELFQLDTTGALVRRLRQVPDAQIQTYQTRDAAYIRQDFFGADPALVEMAKLLSDDKILECFHLSRGGHEARKVFAAYKAAVEHKGAPTVILAQTVKGHTLGSGFASKNANHQMKKLSVDEFKAMRDLLELPISDSAFVDGQVPYGHPGADSPEVRYLQERRAALGGPAPARRVHPLAPLPAPAEKAFTSFDKGSGSQNVATTMAFVRLVKDLVRDKETGKRWVPIVPDEARTFGMESLFPSLGIYSPKGQTYEPVDRDQLMYYKEAKNGQILNEGITEAGSMADFIAASTAYSTHGEAMIPFYIFYSMFGWQRTADQMWQLGDQLGRGFLVGATAGRTTLTGEGLQHADGHSPVIAATNPAALTYDPAFAYEVAVIVKEGLRRMYGEAEPGEDRDVFYYLTVYNEPLPQPAKPAATGIDEGIVKGLYRFNTAESAGVTVPANAPRIQLMGSGTAIHWALTAQRMLAEEWGVAADVWSATSWSELRRDAMDADAALLRGEERVPFVRQALQGAEGPVLAVSDYMRQVPDQIAQWVEQDWSSLGADGFGLSDTRAAARRHFGVDAESIVVAALAQLAKRGEVQVTAVKEAREKYGL comes from the coding sequence ATGACCGACCCCAACGCCATCCAGCCGAGCGCGCTCGACCAGCTCCCGGACCGCGACCCCGAGGAGACCGCCGAGTGGCGCGCCTCCCTGGACGCCGTCGCCAGGGAAGCGGGCCCGCACCGCGCCGCGTACCTGATGCGGCGCACGCTGGAGCGTGCCGAGGCGGGCGGTGTCGCGCTGCCGAAGCTCCTGGAGACGGACTACGTCAACTCCATCCCCACCGCCGCCGAGCCGGGCGTGCCCGGTGACGAGGCGATGGAGTCCCGGATCACCGCGTGGAACCGCTGGAACGCGGCCGCGATGGTCACGCGCGGCAGCAAGCACGGCGTCGGCGGCCACATCGCCACCTTCGCCTCGGCCGCGTGGCTGTACGAGACCGGCTTCAACCACTTCTTCAAGGGCAAGGAGTCCCCGGACGCCGAGGGCTCGGGCGACCAGCTCTACATCCAGGGCCACGCCTCCCCCGGCATCTACGCCCGCGCCTTCCTCGACGGCCGCCTGAACGAGGCGCACCTCGACAACTTCCGCCAGGAGGCGGGCGGCAACGGCCTCCCGTCGTACCCGCACCCGCGCCGGCTGCCCTGGCTGTGGGAGTTCCCGACGGTGTCGATGGGCCTCGGCCCGCTCTCCGCGATCTACCAGGCGCGGTTCAACCGCTACCTGACCAACCGCGGCATCAAGGACATCTCCGCGTCCCACGTGTGGGCGTTCCTCGGTGACGGCGAGATGGACGAGCCGGAGTCGACGGCGGCCCTCGCGCTGGCCGCGCGTGAGGAGCTGGACAACCTCACCTTCGTCATCAACTGCAACCTGCAGCGCCTGGACGGCCCGGTCCGCGCCAACTTCAAGATCGTGCAGGAGCTGGAGGCCCAGTTCCGCGGCGCCGGCTGGAACGTGGTCAAGACGCTGTGGGGCACCGCCTGGGACGAGCTGTTCCAGCTCGACACCACCGGCGCGCTGGTCCGCCGTCTGCGCCAGGTGCCGGACGCCCAGATCCAGACGTACCAGACGCGTGACGCGGCCTACATCCGCCAGGACTTCTTCGGCGCCGACCCGGCGCTGGTGGAGATGGCGAAGCTGCTGAGCGACGACAAGATCCTCGAGTGCTTCCACCTGTCGCGCGGCGGCCACGAGGCCCGCAAGGTCTTCGCCGCGTACAAGGCGGCCGTCGAGCACAAGGGCGCGCCGACCGTGATCCTGGCCCAGACGGTCAAGGGCCACACCCTCGGCTCGGGCTTCGCCTCCAAGAACGCCAACCACCAGATGAAGAAGCTCTCGGTGGACGAGTTCAAGGCGATGCGGGACCTGCTGGAGCTGCCCATCTCCGACAGCGCGTTCGTCGACGGCCAGGTGCCCTACGGCCACCCCGGCGCCGACTCCCCCGAGGTCCGCTACCTCCAGGAGCGCCGCGCGGCCCTCGGCGGTCCGGCCCCGGCCCGCCGGGTGCACCCCCTCGCGCCGCTGCCCGCCCCGGCGGAGAAGGCGTTCACCTCGTTCGACAAGGGCTCCGGCTCGCAGAACGTGGCGACCACCATGGCGTTCGTCCGCCTGGTCAAGGACCTGGTCCGCGACAAGGAGACCGGCAAGCGCTGGGTGCCGATCGTCCCCGACGAGGCGCGCACCTTCGGCATGGAGTCGCTGTTCCCCTCGCTCGGCATCTACTCGCCCAAGGGCCAGACGTACGAGCCGGTCGACCGCGACCAGTTGATGTACTACAAGGAGGCCAAGAACGGCCAGATCCTCAACGAGGGGATCACCGAGGCCGGTTCGATGGCCGACTTCATCGCCGCGTCCACCGCGTACTCGACGCACGGCGAAGCGATGATCCCGTTCTACATCTTCTACTCGATGTTCGGCTGGCAGCGCACGGCCGACCAGATGTGGCAGCTCGGCGACCAGCTCGGCCGCGGCTTCCTCGTCGGCGCGACGGCCGGCCGCACCACCCTCACCGGTGAGGGTCTGCAGCACGCCGACGGTCACTCCCCGGTGATCGCCGCGACCAACCCGGCCGCGCTGACGTACGACCCGGCGTTCGCCTACGAGGTCGCCGTCATCGTCAAGGAGGGTCTGCGCCGGATGTACGGCGAGGCCGAGCCGGGCGAGGACAGGGACGTCTTCTACTACCTGACGGTCTACAACGAGCCGCTGCCGCAGCCGGCCAAGCCCGCCGCCACCGGCATCGACGAGGGCATCGTCAAGGGCCTGTACCGGTTCAACACGGCCGAGTCCGCGGGCGTCACCGTCCCGGCCAACGCCCCGCGCATCCAGCTCATGGGCTCGGGCACCGCGATCCACTGGGCGCTCACGGCGCAGCGGATGCTGGCCGAGGAGTGGGGTGTGGCCGCCGACGTGTGGTCCGCGACCTCCTGGTCCGAGCTGCGCCGGGACGCCATGGACGCCGACGCGGCGCTGCTGCGCGGCGAGGAGCGGGTGCCGTTCGTCCGCCAGGCGCTCCAGGGCGCCGAGGGTCCGGTGCTGGCGGTCTCCGACTACATGCGCCAGGTCCCGGACCAGATCGCGCAGTGGGTGGAGCAGGACTGGTCCTCGCTCGGCGCGGACGGCTTCGGCCTCTCCGACACCCGCGCGGCGGCCCGCCGCCACTTCGGTGTCGACGCCGAGTCGATCGTGGTCGCGGCCCTCGCCCAGCTCGCCAAGCGCGGCGAGGTGCAGGTGACGGCGGTCAAGGAAGCCCGCGAGAAGTACGGTCTGTGA
- a CDS encoding GntR family transcriptional regulator, whose product MTAPVIHSLREQIREHIVEGIVSGRWQPGERIVERRIATELEVSQTPVREALRELESLRLIESAPNKGVRVRNLTAADLEESYPVRAGLEAIAAELAAGSLAEDCSALEPHVAALYEADRAADGTGQVRHTVGFHRELVRAAGNSVLLHTWEGLGIEVFTALSIRWLGTVQQSYAEEHEELVQAFQRRDPRIAELVKAHVLGCAPRP is encoded by the coding sequence ATGACCGCGCCCGTAATCCACTCGCTGCGCGAACAGATCCGCGAGCACATCGTGGAGGGCATCGTCAGCGGCCGCTGGCAACCGGGCGAGCGCATCGTGGAACGCAGGATCGCCACCGAGCTGGAGGTCAGTCAGACCCCCGTGCGCGAGGCCCTCCGCGAACTGGAATCCCTCCGCCTCATCGAGTCGGCCCCCAACAAGGGCGTACGCGTACGCAACCTGACCGCGGCCGACCTGGAGGAGAGCTATCCCGTCCGGGCCGGGCTGGAGGCCATCGCTGCCGAACTGGCGGCCGGGAGCCTCGCGGAGGACTGCTCGGCCCTGGAGCCCCACGTAGCGGCCCTCTACGAGGCGGACAGGGCCGCCGACGGCACCGGCCAGGTCCGCCACACCGTCGGCTTCCACCGCGAACTCGTGCGGGCCGCGGGCAACTCGGTGCTGCTGCACACCTGGGAGGGCCTGGGCATCGAGGTGTTCACGGCCCTGTCGATCCGCTGGCTGGGCACGGTCCAGCAGTCGTACGCCGAGGAGCACGAGGAACTCGTACAGGCGTTCCAGCGGCGCGACCCCCGCATCGCGGAGCTGGTGAAGGCACACGTCCTGGGCTGCGCGCCCCGCCCCTGA